In one window of Nitrospirota bacterium DNA:
- a CDS encoding protein-glutamate O-methyltransferase CheR: MDKNEVRPPQEEGGLSPMTEREFALFRALIYRKAGIYLGPPKKALLAGRLSKRLRELNIRSFGKYYERVVEEDGEELITLLDRISTNETHFFREPRHFKFLEEQIFPEWKAQALSGLKNRKIRVWSAACSTGEEPYSLAMLLFDHFPPSSGWEIEILATDLSARVLKNAEAGIFSKDKAHEIPEKFLKSYMLKGTGQHAEKMKAGTAIRSIIRFSRLNLNDAAYPLNGFFDLIFCRNVLIYFNAESKARVIRRLFCYLAQKGYLFLGHAESVNFQDGLARSIIPTVYTHGGKTDPNRSVLSSRVPEKH; encoded by the coding sequence ATGGATAAGAATGAAGTCAGGCCTCCTCAGGAGGAGGGAGGCCTCTCCCCGATGACAGAAAGGGAGTTTGCTCTTTTTCGGGCCTTGATTTATCGGAAGGCGGGTATTTACCTGGGCCCGCCGAAAAAAGCTCTGCTGGCGGGACGTCTTTCGAAGCGTTTACGGGAACTCAATATTCGTTCTTTTGGAAAATACTACGAAAGGGTTGTTGAGGAGGATGGAGAGGAACTTATTACTCTGCTGGATCGCATTAGTACGAACGAGACCCATTTTTTTCGCGAACCCCGCCATTTTAAATTTTTAGAGGAACAGATTTTCCCCGAATGGAAAGCTCAGGCTTTATCGGGTCTTAAGAATAGAAAAATTCGCGTCTGGAGCGCTGCCTGTTCGACCGGGGAAGAACCCTATTCCCTTGCGATGCTCCTCTTTGATCACTTTCCTCCCTCTTCCGGCTGGGAGATCGAAATTCTCGCCACCGACCTATCGGCCCGGGTTCTAAAAAATGCCGAAGCGGGTATTTTTTCTAAAGACAAAGCCCATGAAATTCCGGAGAAATTTCTCAAAAGTTATATGTTGAAGGGGACCGGGCAACACGCCGAAAAAATGAAAGCGGGAACGGCGATCCGGTCGATCATCAGGTTTAGCCGGTTAAATTTGAATGATGCGGCTTATCCGTTAAACGGCTTTTTTGACCTGATTTTCTGCCGGAACGTGTTGATTTATTTTAATGCCGAATCGAAAGCCCGCGTCATCCGCCGTTTATTTTGTTATCTGGCCCAGAAAGGGTATCTTTTTCTGGGGCACGCCGAAAGTGTAAACTTTCAAGATGGTCTGGCCCGATCCATCATCCCGACCGTTTACACCCATGGGGGAAAAACGGACCCAAACCGATCGGTTCTATCAAGCCGGGTGCCGGAAAAACATTGA
- a CDS encoding HigA family addiction module antidote protein, translating into MQPLGITANGLSRELRVPVTRISEIVKGRRAITADTALRLGRYFGNTPQFWMNLQTSYELEMTERQSKTEIERYIHPRKAA; encoded by the coding sequence ATGCAACCCCTTGGAATTACGGCCAATGGATTGTCTCGAGAGTTACGGGTTCCTGTGACAAGAATATCGGAAATTGTTAAGGGGAGAAGAGCGATTACGGCAGATACCGCGTTACGATTGGGAAGATATTTTGGGAATACACCTCAATTTTGGATGAACCTCCAAACCAGTTACGAACTAGAAATGACCGAGCGTCAATCTAAGACCGAAATCGAGAGATATATTCATCCCCGAAAGGCCGCTTAG
- a CDS encoding GAF domain-containing protein, protein MKSDGTHKPAYIQKIQEETKQFTQNLLIENDRIRLLAAKLQSEKTRIEEQLEITDKELGRYIREEARWKEQMSKIEEESRHFSQEYIEVEKQNSNLANLYVASYRLHSTLDRQEVLLTIQEIVTNLIGSEEMALFELDSRNSSLTCLSSMGIEEEHYKSVPLGAGLIGRAVSSGELYSAKPGQPPGAFAGECDLTACIPLKVGGKVIGAIAIFRLLEQKPGLEAVDFELFDLLATHAAVALYCTRRSARETAGIVE, encoded by the coding sequence ATGAAGAGTGATGGAACTCATAAACCCGCCTATATTCAAAAAATACAGGAAGAGACAAAACAGTTTACTCAGAATCTGCTGATTGAAAACGACAGGATCCGCCTCCTGGCGGCAAAACTTCAGAGCGAGAAAACCCGGATTGAGGAACAGCTTGAGATAACGGATAAAGAGCTCGGCCGTTACATCAGGGAAGAGGCCCGCTGGAAAGAACAGATGTCTAAAATCGAGGAAGAAAGCCGCCATTTTTCACAGGAATATATCGAAGTAGAGAAACAAAACTCCAATTTGGCGAACCTCTATGTCGCGAGTTATCGCTTGCACAGCACTTTGGACCGGCAGGAAGTTCTGTTGACCATTCAAGAAATTGTCACTAACCTGATTGGATCTGAAGAGATGGCCCTCTTTGAGCTGGACTCCCGCAATTCGTCCCTAACGTGCCTGTCGTCTATGGGGATTGAAGAAGAACATTATAAAAGTGTCCCCCTCGGCGCGGGCCTTATCGGTCGTGCGGTTTCATCCGGAGAGCTTTATTCGGCTAAACCCGGCCAACCTCCTGGAGCGTTCGCGGGAGAGTGTGATTTAACCGCCTGTATCCCTTTAAAAGTCGGGGGCAAGGTCATCGGAGCCATTGCCATTTTCCGGTTGCTGGAGCAGAAACCCGGCCTTGAAGCGGTCGATTTTGAGCTGTTTGATTTATTGGCGACCCATGCCGCCGTTGCGCTTTATTGTACCCGCCGATCGGCCCGGGAAACCGCGGGAATCGTCGAATAA
- a CDS encoding purine-binding chemotaxis protein CheW — MASVKEAVDQKQYLTFYLAGEEYAIGLLQVKEIIEYGVLTKVPSMPKSIRGVINLRGGVVPVVDLAVKFGLPESSMTRRTCIVIVEIEIEGEKSVVGVIADAVNQVMNLSSEDIEPPPFFGTQVKADYLLGMGKVDKKFIQILDVNQVLSHDELPAIIRAKTVEAKEMVEPDGSKKEKGKSF, encoded by the coding sequence ATGGCATCCGTTAAAGAAGCAGTTGATCAAAAACAATACCTGACCTTTTACCTGGCCGGGGAGGAATACGCGATCGGCCTTCTCCAGGTAAAAGAAATTATTGAGTATGGTGTTTTAACAAAGGTTCCTTCTATGCCAAAATCGATCCGGGGGGTTATCAACCTTCGGGGAGGGGTGGTTCCTGTGGTTGACCTGGCGGTTAAGTTCGGACTTCCGGAAAGTTCGATGACCAGGAGAACCTGTATTGTGATCGTTGAAATTGAGATTGAGGGAGAAAAGAGCGTGGTCGGGGTTATTGCCGATGCGGTCAACCAGGTTATGAACCTCTCATCGGAAGATATTGAGCCTCCCCCTTTCTTCGGAACGCAGGTGAAGGCCGACTATCTCCTGGGAATGGGAAAGGTCGACAAAAAATTCATTCAAATTCTCGATGTCAATCAGGTCTTGTCCCATGACGAGCTTCCGGCGATTATTCGCGCCAAAACGGTGGAGGCAAAAGAAATGGTTGAACCTGACGGATCAAAGAAAGAGAAAGGCAAGTCCTTTTGA
- a CDS encoding polyisoprenoid-binding protein, which yields MIIIGCLLMFSPAGHAAEYTIDPAHSHAGFQVRHVVSKLQGEFKDFEGAFTFDEKKPEISKGKFTIMASSINTNHEKRDTHLKSPDFFDTEKFPTLSFESKKITPSGGKKYALSGDLSIHGIKRQVMFEVEYLGADKDPWGNRRAGFSATTKINRKDYGIVWNKILDSGGLLVGDEVDINMQVEAIEKK from the coding sequence ATGATCATCATTGGATGTTTGTTGATGTTCTCGCCCGCAGGACATGCGGCAGAATATACCATAGATCCCGCACATTCTCACGCAGGATTTCAAGTGAGGCATGTGGTCAGCAAACTTCAGGGAGAGTTTAAGGATTTTGAAGGCGCTTTTACATTCGATGAAAAGAAACCGGAAATTTCAAAAGGAAAATTCACGATCATGGCCTCCAGCATTAATACCAATCATGAAAAAAGGGATACCCACTTAAAATCGCCTGATTTTTTCGACACCGAAAAATTTCCAACCCTTAGTTTTGAAAGCAAAAAAATAACGCCTTCCGGAGGCAAAAAATACGCGTTATCTGGGGATTTATCCATCCACGGCATTAAGCGGCAGGTAATGTTTGAGGTTGAATATTTAGGCGCGGATAAAGACCCTTGGGGGAACCGGCGGGCGGGTTTCTCCGCGACCACGAAAATTAATCGTAAAGATTACGGAATTGTCTGGAATAAAATTCTGGATAGCGGCGGATTGTTAGTCGGCGATGAGGTTGACATCAACATGCAAGTTGAAGCCATTGAAAAAAAATAG
- a CDS encoding chemotaxis protein CheA — protein sequence MDFDHDLLIQTYLAEAEEQLVRMEESLVLLETQPENKEMIEILFRAAHTLKGNASTTGFMRVAEFAHGLEDVLQQLRKGTRVAESRLITLLLRAVDFLRRVVPEYAAGTDESLLGDEKLFKQLTGLKLDEIDEKETSLTASGSEARGGKFERREDEAREGVYRNKTLRVDLDKLDRLLNLAGEITIARGRFSQILEERAGKLGQEVLEANTATDALFLELQEEIMKIRMVPVGPMFRQLIRTVRDVALAHGKTARLVIEGGEVEVDTAMIELLKDPIAHMIRNALDHGIESPEIRAEKQKDPCGQLILRAFHDSGNVVIQLMDDGSGFNRKRIIEKAVSKGLISESQKLSNAEVYSFIFMPGFSTSETVTDLSGRGVGMDVVKRNIEALRGSIEIDSQEEKGSALTIRLPLTLAIIDGFAVGVGKETYIIPIENVIECVDLTQQNRRDRDGQNIINLREKVLPYFYLRENFGLGGEALGRESIVVVKNQDRLAGIVVDTLFGENQVVIKPLGKFFQGLPGVSGSTILGNGKVALILDIPALIRDAAGKQTRMADQLV from the coding sequence ATGGATTTCGATCATGACCTGTTGATTCAAACGTACCTGGCTGAAGCCGAAGAACAATTAGTCCGGATGGAGGAGTCGTTGGTTCTTCTGGAGACTCAGCCTGAAAATAAGGAAATGATTGAGATCTTATTTCGCGCGGCGCATACCCTGAAAGGAAACGCTTCTACGACGGGGTTTATGCGGGTGGCCGAGTTTGCCCATGGACTGGAGGATGTTCTTCAGCAACTCCGGAAAGGGACCCGGGTGGCCGAGAGCCGGTTGATTACCCTTTTGTTGCGCGCGGTAGACTTTTTGCGCCGGGTCGTGCCGGAGTATGCGGCTGGAACAGACGAGTCGCTTCTGGGGGACGAAAAACTATTCAAACAGTTGACCGGGCTTAAATTAGACGAGATCGATGAGAAAGAGACCTCTTTGACGGCTTCCGGGAGTGAAGCCCGCGGGGGGAAATTCGAAAGAAGAGAAGACGAGGCCCGGGAAGGGGTTTATCGTAACAAAACACTCCGGGTCGATCTTGACAAACTGGACCGCCTGCTCAACCTTGCCGGCGAGATTACGATTGCGCGGGGGAGATTCAGTCAGATTTTGGAAGAGCGGGCAGGCAAATTAGGACAGGAGGTTCTGGAGGCCAACACCGCCACGGACGCTCTGTTCCTGGAGCTTCAAGAAGAAATCATGAAGATCAGAATGGTCCCGGTGGGGCCGATGTTCCGTCAGCTTATCAGAACCGTCCGGGATGTCGCGTTGGCCCACGGCAAGACGGCCCGTCTCGTGATCGAAGGGGGTGAAGTTGAAGTCGATACGGCAATGATCGAACTCCTGAAAGATCCCATTGCCCACATGATTCGGAACGCTTTGGACCACGGGATTGAATCGCCGGAAATCCGCGCTGAAAAACAAAAAGATCCCTGCGGACAATTGATCCTAAGGGCCTTTCATGATTCGGGTAACGTTGTGATACAACTCATGGATGACGGATCCGGGTTTAACCGCAAACGGATTATCGAGAAAGCGGTTTCAAAAGGGTTAATCTCCGAATCACAGAAACTTTCAAATGCGGAGGTCTATAGCTTCATTTTCATGCCCGGGTTTTCGACCTCTGAAACGGTGACCGATCTTTCCGGACGAGGAGTTGGAATGGATGTTGTGAAGCGAAACATCGAAGCGCTGCGCGGATCAATTGAGATCGACAGTCAGGAGGAAAAAGGGTCTGCCCTGACCATTCGACTTCCCCTGACCCTGGCCATTATTGACGGATTTGCCGTGGGTGTGGGCAAGGAGACTTATATTATTCCCATCGAGAACGTGATTGAATGCGTGGACCTGACGCAACAGAACAGGCGTGATCGTGACGGACAAAACATCATCAATCTGCGGGAAAAGGTTCTCCCTTACTTTTATTTGAGAGAAAACTTTGGGCTGGGAGGGGAGGCTCTAGGACGTGAAAGCATCGTGGTCGTTAAGAATCAAGACCGCCTGGCCGGCATCGTGGTCGATACCTTATTCGGAGAAAACCAGGTGGTGATCAAGCCTCTTGGAAAGTTTTTTCAAGGCCTCCCCGGGGTTTCCGGATCGACCATTCTGGGCAACGGCAAGGTGGCTTTGATTCTGGACATTCCGGCGCTGATTCGGGACGCGGCCGGAAAACAGACCCGGATGGCGGATCAACTGGTTTAA
- the crcB gene encoding fluoride efflux transporter CrcB: MGLSSLLAIGITAAAGAWLRWGLGIFLNPVFPTVPLGTLAANLIGGFLMGIAMVYLDKNPAFPPEVRLAVTTGFLGGLTTFSTFSAETVTLFVRQEFLWSLVIIVSHVAGSLGMTLLGILTIKWLSGGHGPF; this comes from the coding sequence ATGGGCTTGTCTTCCCTTCTGGCTATCGGAATCACGGCCGCGGCAGGGGCGTGGTTAAGATGGGGCCTTGGGATTTTCTTAAATCCTGTTTTTCCGACCGTTCCTTTAGGGACGCTGGCCGCAAACCTGATCGGCGGGTTTTTAATGGGAATCGCAATGGTTTACCTGGATAAAAATCCGGCGTTCCCTCCCGAAGTCCGGCTGGCGGTAACCACAGGGTTTTTAGGCGGATTAACCACCTTTTCAACCTTTTCCGCCGAAACGGTCACTCTCTTCGTCAGGCAGGAGTTCCTTTGGAGCCTTGTCATCATTGTCAGTCACGTGGCCGGGTCATTGGGAATGACCCTTCTCGGTATTTTAACCATCAAGTGGTTGAGCGGCGGCCACGGACCTTTCTAA
- a CDS encoding response regulator produces MNRKKILLVDDADTILMMEKMILGKGGFDLIIAKDGQEAVTKAVSEKPDLILMDVNMPKMNGFEACQKIRAHEATKLIPIIMVTTRGEMESRESGFENGCNDYVTKPINGLELMSKVKTYLVDLK; encoded by the coding sequence ATGAACCGTAAAAAAATTTTGTTGGTGGATGATGCGGATACCATTCTCATGATGGAAAAAATGATCCTTGGCAAGGGAGGGTTTGATCTGATCATCGCAAAAGACGGCCAGGAGGCCGTAACGAAAGCTGTTTCTGAAAAACCTGATCTTATTCTGATGGATGTGAATATGCCCAAAATGAACGGTTTTGAAGCCTGTCAAAAAATTAGAGCGCACGAGGCGACAAAATTGATTCCGATTATCATGGTGACCACGCGGGGTGAAATGGAAAGCAGGGAAAGCGGTTTTGAAAATGGCTGTAATGATTATGTCACAAAACCGATCAACGGGCTGGAGTTAATGTCCAAGGTTAAAACTTATTTGGTTGATTTAAAATAA
- a CDS encoding PAS and helix-turn-helix domain-containing protein produces MNETFPVSKMLKQNVLKQAHPFDYKTSEGVFVMDSRGRILFANSYAEEILGFSKGEMTGKYCYEACEGQDLAGNRFCFEGCTVMEMVNRNEIVQNFDIQVLNKAGKKIWLNVTTLLEPNSPVSRDSKIIHIFRPSPSSTGMEYFCRQIPEVNETLSRSKGLLETFQRANNVTLWVRKFGLSPREGEVLMSLTQGSNARDIASRLGLSTTTVRTHIQRILKKLQVHSMLEAVALALGKNHS; encoded by the coding sequence AATGTTAAAACAAAACGTTCTAAAGCAAGCCCATCCCTTTGACTACAAAACTTCTGAAGGGGTCTTCGTAATGGATTCCAGGGGAAGAATCCTTTTTGCCAATTCTTATGCTGAAGAGATTCTGGGCTTTTCCAAGGGAGAAATGACCGGGAAATACTGTTATGAGGCCTGCGAAGGCCAAGATTTGGCGGGCAACCGTTTTTGTTTCGAAGGATGTACGGTCATGGAAATGGTCAATCGGAATGAGATCGTTCAAAACTTTGACATTCAGGTGTTAAACAAAGCCGGAAAAAAAATCTGGTTGAATGTGACGACTCTTCTTGAACCAAACTCCCCCGTTTCGAGAGATTCCAAAATTATTCATATCTTTCGTCCGTCTCCCTCTTCGACGGGAATGGAATATTTTTGCCGTCAGATTCCGGAAGTCAATGAGACCTTAAGCAGGAGCAAGGGATTGCTTGAAACCTTTCAGCGGGCAAACAATGTGACCCTGTGGGTCAGGAAATTTGGTTTGAGCCCTCGCGAGGGAGAGGTCCTCATGTCCTTAACGCAGGGGTCTAACGCCAGAGATATTGCCTCGAGGCTTGGCCTGAGTACAACCACCGTTCGCACCCATATCCAAAGAATCTTGAAAAAACTCCAGGTTCACAGCATGCTAGAGGCGGTTGCCCTTGCCCTGGGGAAAAATCACTCCTGA
- a CDS encoding alpha/beta fold hydrolase: MNSVKLFLIFIFFLSGCATTAQTVHVALSDRHQPTGGGTDIKYDGLSFENYIKLSRKVIANSRTDLKNKGREEIIDGNSPFELEPPQSCAPGKNKRYRRGVLLSHGLTDSPYFTRQLGQFFQEHCFRVMAILLPGHGTRPGDLLDVTWQEWAQAEAFGTDALASEVDEVYLWGFSTGGALSVSQSLRDPRVKGLFLFSPAIQITSMASLANLHKIYSWALPGAKWIDLMKDEDPFKYESFPYNAAYQIYLLTLEVRSSLDNHKLTIPTFIAASEDDSTVMISGTVDFFDKANNPNNKMILYTTKTGIPSGKIDRVNSFFPDQHILTSAHTAIVLSAASAHYGINGDYAYCSHYFPKEMGKYDRCKNKKEDYLGEISEENLKKGVIRRLMYNPNFDSLESSLSQFIESLP; the protein is encoded by the coding sequence ATGAATTCTGTTAAATTATTTCTAATATTTATTTTTTTTCTTTCCGGATGCGCTACAACTGCTCAAACGGTTCACGTTGCTCTTTCTGACAGACATCAGCCGACAGGTGGGGGTACTGATATTAAGTATGATGGCCTGTCATTTGAAAACTATATCAAGCTCAGCAGGAAGGTGATTGCTAATTCGAGAACCGATCTGAAAAATAAAGGTCGGGAAGAAATTATTGATGGGAATTCTCCCTTCGAATTAGAACCTCCCCAGTCCTGTGCTCCTGGTAAGAATAAACGTTATCGGAGGGGAGTATTATTGTCTCACGGACTGACTGACTCTCCCTATTTTACCCGCCAATTAGGCCAATTCTTTCAGGAACATTGTTTTCGGGTAATGGCAATTCTTTTGCCGGGCCATGGAACACGCCCAGGGGATTTGTTAGATGTGACTTGGCAGGAATGGGCCCAGGCAGAGGCATTTGGAACGGATGCATTAGCCTCCGAAGTGGATGAAGTCTATTTATGGGGTTTTTCTACCGGAGGAGCGCTCAGTGTTAGCCAGAGTCTTCGCGACCCTCGGGTCAAAGGGTTATTCCTTTTTTCACCGGCAATTCAGATTACTTCAATGGCTTCACTCGCCAATTTACACAAAATTTATAGTTGGGCCCTTCCCGGAGCAAAATGGATTGACCTGATGAAGGACGAAGACCCGTTCAAATATGAGTCTTTCCCTTACAACGCAGCCTACCAGATTTATCTCCTCACTCTAGAGGTACGGTCGTCACTTGATAATCACAAGTTAACAATTCCGACTTTTATAGCCGCCAGTGAGGACGATTCAACTGTTATGATTTCTGGTACAGTTGATTTTTTTGACAAAGCAAATAATCCCAATAACAAAATGATCCTTTATACGACTAAAACAGGAATTCCTTCCGGAAAAATTGATAGGGTAAATAGTTTCTTCCCTGATCAGCATATTCTCACGTCAGCTCATACTGCTATTGTTCTTTCAGCCGCTTCAGCTCATTATGGTATCAATGGGGACTACGCCTATTGCAGTCATTATTTTCCCAAAGAGATGGGAAAATATGATCGCTGCAAAAATAAAAAAGAGGACTATTTAGGGGAAATCAGCGAAGAAAATCTAAAGAAAGGGGTTATTCGAAGGTTAATGTATAACCCAAATTTTGATTCCCTCGAAAGTAGCTTGAGTCAGTTTATTGAATCGTTGCCTTAA
- a CDS encoding peptide chain release factor-like protein, whose amino-acid sequence MFPVSVQKEKDLVERMKKLEVREEDIEESFVRSSGAGGQNVNKTSTCVVLHHLLTGIKVKCQTERSQALNRFLARRILLDKIEKQKEGKLSAEQKRVEKIRRQKRKRSRRAKLKVLEEKSHQAKKKSLRSPVRSKEVLD is encoded by the coding sequence ATGTTTCCGGTTTCGGTGCAGAAGGAGAAAGATCTGGTGGAAAGAATGAAAAAACTAGAGGTTCGTGAGGAGGATATCGAAGAAAGCTTTGTCCGCTCTTCCGGAGCCGGGGGCCAAAATGTTAATAAAACCTCGACCTGCGTTGTTCTTCACCATCTTTTAACCGGCATCAAGGTGAAATGCCAAACAGAGCGCTCCCAGGCGCTCAATCGTTTCCTTGCCCGCAGGATTTTACTGGATAAGATTGAGAAACAAAAAGAAGGAAAATTGAGCGCAGAGCAGAAGCGGGTTGAAAAGATCCGCCGTCAGAAGAGAAAAAGGTCTCGTCGCGCAAAATTAAAGGTGCTGGAGGAAAAAAGTCATCAGGCCAAAAAAAAATCTCTCAGGTCTCCAGTCCGCTCTAAGGAGGTATTGGATTGA
- a CDS encoding chemotaxis protein CheD — translation MNSKSTLIPLLPVGLPSKGRDAAQSPGGISTVYLHAGQLFAASTPSVVTTVLGSCVAVGLWNPFLKVGGVNHYLLPFRTGKNETSARFGDVAIHSLIEKVLNLGGMKTDLRAKIFGGACVVKEMKGNSENLGLKNVEVARRLLQEEGIPVMIEDVGGAQGRKLVFHVNEGVAWVKLLGGRKPAPVKEGE, via the coding sequence ATGAATTCTAAATCAACTCTTATTCCTCTTCTTCCGGTCGGCCTTCCGTCAAAAGGCAGAGATGCGGCCCAATCTCCCGGGGGTATTTCAACTGTTTATCTTCACGCAGGACAATTGTTTGCCGCCTCGACACCTTCTGTGGTCACCACGGTTTTAGGTTCCTGCGTTGCGGTTGGTTTGTGGAACCCCTTTTTGAAAGTCGGAGGGGTTAACCATTATCTTCTCCCGTTCAGAACCGGGAAAAATGAAACTTCAGCCAGATTTGGTGATGTCGCGATACATTCTCTCATCGAAAAAGTGTTAAACCTGGGAGGGATGAAGACCGATCTTCGTGCCAAGATTTTCGGAGGAGCTTGTGTCGTTAAAGAGATGAAGGGAAACAGCGAAAATCTGGGATTGAAAAATGTCGAAGTGGCCCGCCGCCTCCTTCAGGAAGAGGGAATTCCTGTTATGATCGAGGACGTTGGAGGGGCACAGGGTCGTAAATTGGTTTTCCACGTCAATGAAGGGGTTGCCTGGGTCAAATTGTTGGGGGGAAGAAAACCAGCGCCGGTTAAAGAAGGAGAATAA